The Leucothrix mucor DSM 2157 DNA window GCTTACCATCGACTGAGCTTACAACGTGGCTGGATAAGAAAGGTGCCAAATGCGCTTTTACACCAATCGGTCCCATACCCGGCCCACCACCACCGTGAGGAATACAGAATGTCTTATGCAAATTCAGATGCGATACATCAGAGCCAAACTTACCCGGTTTGCATAAACCAACTTGCGCGTTTAAGTTCGCGCCATCCATATAGACCTGACCGCCGTGCTTATGAGTGATTTCACACAACTCAACCACAGCTTCTTCAAATACACCATGGGTGGATGGGTAGGTAATCATCACCGATGACAGGTTTTCAGAATGCAGTTCCGCTTTCGCGCGGAAATCATTCAAATCCACGTTACCATTTTTATCGCACTCAACAATCACCACTTTCAAGCTAGCCATTGCCGCTGAAGCAGGATTAGTCCCGTGCGCCGAGCTTGGAATCAAACACACATTACGATGTGCTTCGCCACGACTGGCATGATAACGGCTGATTGCCACCAAGCCTGCATACTCACCTTGCGCGCCAGAGTTAGGCTGCATGGAAATTGCATCGTAGCCAGTGACTTCCGCTAAGTAAGCATCCAGCTCCGCAATCATGGTGCGGTAGCCGACGGTTTGATCTTTCGGTGCAAACGGGTGGATATCGGCAAACTCAGGCCAAGTCACCGGCAGCATTTCACTGGTCGCATTCAACTTCATGGTGCAAGAGCCCAGAGGGATCATGCCATGCGTCAGTGAGAAATCTTTATTTTCAAGGCGCTTTAGGTAGCGCAGCATCTCTGTTTCAGAGTGATAAGAGTTAAATACCGCATGCGTCAGGTATTCACTTTCACGCTGATAAGCCGCTGGAATACCAGCTTCAGCTTGCTCCATGCACTGCTTGTCTAGCGCATCAATGGATAAACCATGGTTATCGCCCAATAAAACAGTCAGTAATAATTCAATGTCTGCACGGGTTTTGCGCTCATCAAAGCTCACGCCCAGCTTGTCATCATCCAGCAAACGCAGGTTGATGCCTTGCGCTAAGGCTGCCTGATAAACCGCATCGCGCTTGTCGCCCAGCACCAACGTTAAGGTATCAAACCACGTATCATTTAATAACGTGATACCCTTTTGCTGCAAGCCCAGTGCCACCAAGCTTGTCATGCGGTGAATGCGTCCAGCGATTTGCTTCAAACGCTCTGGCCCATGATAGACCGCATAAAAACTTGCCATATTTGCCAGCAACGCCTGCGCTGTACAAATATTGGAGGTCGCTTTATCGCGGCGAATATGTTGCTCGCGAGTTTGCAATGCCATACGTAACGCGGTGTCGCCCTTACTATCGACCGATACACCGATCAAGCGACCCGGCATGGTGCGTTTGAATTTATCGCGAACCGCAAAGAATGCCGCATGTGGACCACCAAAGCCCATCGGTACACCAAAGCGCTGCGCAGAACCCAGCACCACATCCGCACCCATTTCACCCGGTGCTTTTAATACCAGCAAGCTCATTAAATCAGCTGCCACACACACTAGAGCATTTTGCTCATGCGCCTGCGTGATTAGGGGCTCAATATCAACCACCGCACCTGTCGTATTTGGATATTGCAGCAATACTCCGAACACTTCGTGATTGGCTAATTCTGTTGCCGCATCACCAATAATTAGCTCATAGCCAAAGTATTGTGCACGGGTTTTAAGTACATCTAAGGTTTGCGGATGCACTTGCTTATCCGCAAAAAATGCATTGCTTTTAATACGGTTAGAACGCTTACACAGTGCCATTGCTTCAGCAGCAGCCGTGGCCTCATCCAACAAAGAAGCATTGGAAATGTCCATGGCCGTTAAATCCATCACCATTTGCTGGTAGTTCAGTAGGGCTTCCAAACGGCCTTGCGAAATCTCCGGCTGGTAAGGCGTATACGCCGTGTACCAACCCGGATTTTCCAACACATTACGTAAAATAACCGGTGGCACGATCGTGTCGTAATACCCCATACCAATGTATGAAGTATTGACTTGGTTCTGATCTGCCAAACCGCGCAGATAGCCTAAAGCTTCCTGCTCGGTACACGCCGGTTCCAGCGCCAATGGCTCTTTCAGCAAAATTTGTTTTGGCACAGTCTGGCCGACCAGCTCATCCAACGAGCTTGCGCCAACGGCATCAAGCATCGTTTGCACATCGGTGTCGTTCGGACCAATGTGGCGAGAAACGAAGTCATCGGACTGCTCAAGTGTTTGCAGAGAATACTGGGCTGAATTATTCATAAATTACCTTTGTGTCGGGTTTAAACTGACTGACTTAAGCATCAAGCGAAGCAAGATATGCATCCGCATCCATCAGATCGTCTAATTGCTCTGGCGATGACAGCTTCACACGGAACATCCAACCACCTTCAAACGGTGCCGTGTTCACTAGCTCAGGCTCACCATCCAAATCGCCATTGATCGCAACTACTTCACCAGAAACTGGCGCGTAAACATCAGATGCTGCTTTTACAGACTCAACCACGGCGCACTGCTCGCCTGCAGTCAGCTCAGCGCCTTCTTCTGGCAGCTCAACAAATACTAAATCACCCAGTAATTCTTGTGCGTGATCAGTAATACCGACAGTCACAGTGCCATCATCATTGCTTTTAACCCATTCGTGGGAAGCGGCATATTTCAGATCAGTTGGAAGGTTGCTCATTGTGTATCTCCATAGGATAGTTGGTAGCGGATGCCACCAGTCAAAAGGGGTTATTATATAAGCTTAGAGCTGGGATTGCCCATGTCGAACGAATACTGGCTTCACGACTTGAGCCGCCAAGCGCTTACCACGAATTTCAACTTCGCAAGTATCGCTAATGCCAACAGGCACACGAGCCAAGGCAACCGATTTGCCTAAGGTTGGCGAGAAGGTACCACTAGTGATTTCACCCTCACCGGCTACGCAATGCACTTTTTGATGACCACGAAGCACCCCTTTTTCCAGCAATACCAGTCCGACCAGTTTTTGCTGAACACCTGCTTCACGCTCTGCTTGAATCGCATCACGGCCAATAAAGTTACGATCTGCTGGCTCCCATGCAATCGTCCAGCCCATGCCGGAGATCAATGGTGACGTGCTGTCATCCATATCGGAACCATATAAGTTCATACCCGCTTCTAAACGCAAGGTATCACGCGCCCCTAAACCAATCGGCGCTACGCCAGCGGCCAACAACTGATCCCAGAATGAGCCAATCTGCTCATTAGGCACCATGATTTCATAGCCATCTTCACCGGTATAACCCGTGCGTGCCACAAAGTAGTCACCCGCTTCAGCCGCATAAAATGCACCTAGAGCAGAAACCGCTTCAAGGCTTGATTCAGGCAATAAGGACTGAACAGTTTTGATCGCATCCGGGCCTTGAACAGCCAACATAGATAAGTCATCGCGAATGGTAATAGTGACATCGAACGCGCCACTTTGCTGATTTAGCCAAGCAAGGTCTTTATCACGCGTACCGGCATTCACGACTACGCGGTAAAACTCGTCATTGAGGTAATAAACAATCAGGTCATCAATCACGCCACCTTCAGGATTCAGCATGGCGCTGTACAGGGCTTTTCCGGAAGTTTTGAGTTTGGCAACGTCATTGGCTAGCAGGTAACGGAGAAATGCTTGAGATTGAGCACCAGTGATATCAACAACCACCATGTGCGAGACATCAAACATACCCGCTGCAGTTCTGACTTGATTATGCTCCTGAACTTGCGAGCCGTAGTGAATCGGCATTTCCCATCCAGCAAAATCAACAATCTTTGCGCCAGCTTGTAAGTGGTGATCGTATAGTGCAGTACGCTGTGTCATCGGTATCAGTCTCCATAAAAAAGGGGCGGCAGATGTTTTATCATCTGCCGCCCCTCTGTCCTGATACCTGAGATATTCCCTGCGCTGACAGCACAGGTTAAGCCCTTCGGTAGAAGCGGTTACCGCTTCACTCTCCAGAGTTAGCACATCCAACAGTCTTTTATGCCTGAGCGTTTCCGGGCGGAATTGCGTCTTCGGCGGCCGTACACACTAGGTGACGACGCTCTCCTGTATCGTGTAATGCTAAAATCCGAGTATACCTAAGCCCTCAAATAATTTAAAGCGAATTGCTCTGTTACTGGTTAAAAACGGTCTTTGGCGCATCAGCATCCAACATGGCTGCTAAACGATCTGCAGGCATATAACCTGGAATTAGCTGACCTGTTTCAGTCAATAATGCAGGGGTTCCGTTTACACCTAAACGCTGGCCTAACTCGTAAGCATCTTTGACAGGGTTAGCACAGGTTTTGTTTTCAACTGGCTGACGGGCTTTTGACTTAGTCATCGCTGCCTGCTGGTCATCTGCACACCACACGCTAACGATTTTATCGTAAGACGGTGAGTTCAAACCGGCACGTGGAAACGCCAAGTACTCAACAGTGATGCCCTTGTCATTAATCTGCTCGATTTCACGATGCAATTTAGCGCAGTAGCCGCAATCAATATCGGTGAATACGCGCAATACGTGCTTCTCATCCTTCGCTTTAAAGACAACCGGCTTACCCGTAAACTCATCCATCATCTTTTTACGAACATCACGCTGAGCCAGCTCAGACATGTTTTGACGGGTTTGCAGGTCTAACAAGTCGCCACTAATAAAGTACTTCGCATCGGAACTCAGGTAAACGATTTCTGTACCGTACATGACCTGATACAGGCCCGGAATCTGACTTTCGCCAACTGAATCTGGCGGTGATTTAAACGTCTTAATCAGCACTTCATTCAGCTTTTGTGCCACCGCATCTGAATCAACTGCTTTAGTCGTCGACTCAGCCGCAAAACTTATTCCCGCAACCAGACAAAAACTGATTGTCAGTGCCAATTGTTTTAAATTAATCATTGTTAGTTTTAATACCCTGTTTTTTTAAATACGTTAATCAGAATACGCTGTCAGCAGGCTGAATGGATACATTAAAACCATTACCGTCATTTAATAGTCAGCCGCGGGGGTGGTGCAGCTGATGAACTTCCTGCAGACGCGCTTGTGCGATGTGCGTGTAAATCTGAGTGGTTGACAGGTCGCTATGGCCTAACAACATTTGTAAGACTCTTAAATCAGCCCCATGGTTCAATAAATGTGTCGCAAAAGCGTGCCGCAAGGTATGTGGTGACAGCGTTTGTTCAATACCGGCCAGTACGGCATAGCGCTTAATTAGGTACCAAAATGCCTGACGACTCATCCCTGCACCGCGCCGAGTCACAAAGACATCATTGCAAACGCCATGACCTCGCATCAGCTCCGGACGTGACACACTGAAGTATTCATTCACCCAATCAACCGCCACATCACCCAAAGGCACCAATCGCTCTTTACTGCCTTTACCAATCACTCTGACGACACCCATTTGCAAATTAATCTGCGATAAGCTTAGCGTCACTAATTCGGATACTCGTAAACCAGTGGCGTATAGCAATTCAAGCATAGCCCGATCTCGCAGCCCTAACATGTCTTCGATATCGGGCGCCTCCAGCAGCAGATCGATCTGAGTCTCTGACAGCGAACCGGGCAAACTGCGACCAATGCGCGGCGCATCAATTAGTGAAGTAGGGTCTTCGCTGACCGTGCCTTGGCGCACTTGGTAACGATAAAATCGCCGCAAACTGGATAACACACGCGCCATACTGCTGCTCTTAGCCCCCGCTTTACCGCGAAAAGCCAGATACTGCTGCACATTCACACTATCGGCTTCAGTCAACGTGAGCTTGGGCTCTTTTTCCAGCCACTCTCCCCACGCTTTAAGATCACGTCCATAAGCCGCGAGCGTGTTTTGACTGAGGCCGCGCTCCGACCACAGTGCATCCAAGAAGCTTTCAATTCGCTGCTGAGTATCCAAGTGCTGCTTACCTCAAGCCCTTGGGCTGTTATAAATCGTCACTAGTCAGAATAGCGTCATCCGCCGGACTTGAACGCACGATTTTGCCGTTAAAGTCGCCGCCGCCATAGAAATCAACCGTTTTAATACTTGGGAATACTTCAGCAAAGGTGATTTGTATACTTTTCAAAGAGTCTAAACAGTCATACACATACGTTAGCTCAAAGTCGCTATGACCATCAGCATCACCCACCTTGTGCGAGCCATCTTCTTCATCGGCATGCTCATGATCGTCATCTTCGTGCTTATGATAGGTCAACATATCTGATTCCATATGTGAGCTATTTGGCACACAAACGCCCGCCGGAGAGACCTTAAATAAAGCTGGTAATGCAGACTCCTGATACAGCTTTTCATACTGCATGTTAAGCCATTGCTGACGCTCCACGCCTTCCGGAGAATCTTCAAAGCCGAGCAAGTCAATCGATGGGATAGCCATCTTGAAGGTGATCATTGAGTCCTGCTTAGTCACTGCAACCGCCATGGTGCCGTGCTCATGTGGGCCATACAAAGCTTGCGCACTCACTGCGGTCAGTGTCAGAGGTAATACTACAGCCGCTAATCCGGTTAAAAATTTCATGCATTTATCTCAGTAATTAAAATTATCAATTGTGCAGCCAAATCTGCAATGGCAGAACAGGCACGCATTTGTCATTATTTTCAGTATAATACCGCAGCCAATTTATCTAAGGAATTTTAGCATGTCACCGTTTCTGAAAACAGCGATCGAAGCCGCTCAAGCCGCCCAACTGGTTATTGATAAGTACTATGCCGGCGAGTTTGAAGTAGAAATTAAACCCGATCAAAGCCCCGTCACCATTGCGGATGTCGAAACGGAAGAAACCATCAAGCGGATCATTTTGAATGCATTCCCTGACCATGGCTTTTTTGGTGAGGAAACCGGCAAAGTAAATGAAGATGCGGACTACAACTGGTTAATCGACCCCATTGATGGCACCAAGAGCTTTGTGCGCGGCTACCCTTTCTTCTCTACTCAAATTGCACTGATGTATAAAGGTGAGCTGATTGTCGGCGTCTCAAACGCGCCAGGCTTTAAAGAAATGGCCTATGCGGAAAAAGGCCAAGGCGCTTGGCTTAACGGTGAAAAAATACAGGTCAGCGACATTCAAGAGCTAAGTAAATCCACATTATCGCTGGGTAATATCGCGACTATCGCAGGCAAGCCACAGTGGCAAACGCTTGGTGGACTGATTCAGGATGTGCATCGCATTCGCGGATACGGTGACTTCTACCACTACCACCTGCTAGCCAGTGGCAAGATCGACATCATTATCGAATCAGATGTAAACATTCTGGATATCGCCGCCTTGTCCGTTATTGTTAACGAAGCAGGCGGCTGCTTTACGGATTTGTCTGGCAATGTACTGACGTTAGACACAACAACAGTATTGGCTTGTAACACGAAAGCCATGCACCAAAGCATGCTAGATCGCGTGCAATACAGCTAAACCATCAACGCATTACCCCGCGGGGCTCTAGCTTTCTTTAGAGCCCCCACTATCCGTTAAATTCTTTTTCTTTCCACTTTTAAAATCTGTCTCGTACCAGCCGCTACCACTTAAACGGAAGCCCGCTGCCGCAATCTTCTTCTTTAACGCTGGCTTGCCACAGGCAGGACAAACGGTTAGCGGTGCATCGCTTATTTTCTGAATAAACTCTTCGGAATGCTCGCACTCGGCACATTGATATTCGTAAATTGGCATGCTTAACCTCAAAAAATACAATAGAACTTCAGTCACTGAAATATTGGCGCGAAGCATAGACTTTTCAAGGCTATAGAAGCAACCAAAATACTTTATTACTCGCCCGTTAACGTCACGCCAGCGCTCCCTCTAGCGCACACTTTACACACTCTCGTCGCGCAGAGTTTAAGCACTCTCTCTGAGTACAAAATCACCTACCGACCATCCGGCTCCCTTTTCGCTACCGTCTGATAGTAAATGCATTCCAAATTAACGGCAGCTGAATTAACTATAGCGAAAAACCTACTACCCCCACCCCTCAAATTATAACTATCTACGAGGATAGACAATGGAAAAAGTGACGGCTCAATGGAAGGGCTCCAGTATAGACCTTGGCAATAATATGCTAAAAAGAACGGTGGACTGTATTGGATCACTAGTATTAATAATAATTTTTTCCCCTATCTTGGCCATTATTGCACTGCTGATTCGCCGCGACGGTGGCTCAAGCATCTATAAACAAGAACGGATTGGCTACGGCGGAAAAACCTTTAAATGTTACAAGTTTCGCAGCATGGTGATGAACTCCAAGCAACGCCTGGAAGAAGTATTAGCAGCAGACCCTAAAGCGCGTGAAGAATGGGAAAATGACTTCAAACTGAAGAATGATCCTCGCATTACGGCGATTGGTAACTTTCTGCGCAAGACCAGCTTGGATGAGTTGCCACAGTTATTCAATGTACTGCAAGGCG harbors:
- the gcvP gene encoding aminomethyl-transferring glycine dehydrogenase — translated: MNNSAQYSLQTLEQSDDFVSRHIGPNDTDVQTMLDAVGASSLDELVGQTVPKQILLKEPLALEPACTEQEALGYLRGLADQNQVNTSYIGMGYYDTIVPPVILRNVLENPGWYTAYTPYQPEISQGRLEALLNYQQMVMDLTAMDISNASLLDEATAAAEAMALCKRSNRIKSNAFFADKQVHPQTLDVLKTRAQYFGYELIIGDAATELANHEVFGVLLQYPNTTGAVVDIEPLITQAHEQNALVCVAADLMSLLVLKAPGEMGADVVLGSAQRFGVPMGFGGPHAAFFAVRDKFKRTMPGRLIGVSVDSKGDTALRMALQTREQHIRRDKATSNICTAQALLANMASFYAVYHGPERLKQIAGRIHRMTSLVALGLQQKGITLLNDTWFDTLTLVLGDKRDAVYQAALAQGINLRLLDDDKLGVSFDERKTRADIELLLTVLLGDNHGLSIDALDKQCMEQAEAGIPAAYQRESEYLTHAVFNSYHSETEMLRYLKRLENKDFSLTHGMIPLGSCTMKLNATSEMLPVTWPEFADIHPFAPKDQTVGYRTMIAELDAYLAEVTGYDAISMQPNSGAQGEYAGLVAISRYHASRGEAHRNVCLIPSSAHGTNPASAAMASLKVVIVECDKNGNVDLNDFRAKAELHSENLSSVMITYPSTHGVFEEAVVELCEITHKHGGQVYMDGANLNAQVGLCKPGKFGSDVSHLNLHKTFCIPHGGGGPGMGPIGVKAHLAPFLSSHVVSSVDGKQPENSAVSAAPYGSAAILPISWVYIKQMGAQGLKRATELAILNANYIKHRLAPHYPVLFEGAQGRVAHECIIDIRPLKAASGISEEDIAKRLIDYGFHAPTMSFPVAGTLMIEPTESESLMEIDRFCNAMIAIRQEISQVESGEWPANDNPLVNAPHTLKDLTSNWEHPYAQELAVFPKGVLHCSKYWPTVGRVDNVFGDRNLVCSCPGIDAYR
- the gcvH gene encoding glycine cleavage system protein GcvH yields the protein MSNLPTDLKYAASHEWVKSNDDGTVTVGITDHAQELLGDLVFVELPEEGAELTAGEQCAVVESVKAASDVYAPVSGEVVAINGDLDGEPELVNTAPFEGGWMFRVKLSSPEQLDDLMDADAYLASLDA
- the gcvT gene encoding glycine cleavage system aminomethyltransferase GcvT, coding for MTQRTALYDHHLQAGAKIVDFAGWEMPIHYGSQVQEHNQVRTAAGMFDVSHMVVVDITGAQSQAFLRYLLANDVAKLKTSGKALYSAMLNPEGGVIDDLIVYYLNDEFYRVVVNAGTRDKDLAWLNQQSGAFDVTITIRDDLSMLAVQGPDAIKTVQSLLPESSLEAVSALGAFYAAEAGDYFVARTGYTGEDGYEIMVPNEQIGSFWDQLLAAGVAPIGLGARDTLRLEAGMNLYGSDMDDSTSPLISGMGWTIAWEPADRNFIGRDAIQAEREAGVQQKLVGLVLLEKGVLRGHQKVHCVAGEGEITSGTFSPTLGKSVALARVPVGISDTCEVEIRGKRLAAQVVKPVFVRHGQSQL
- a CDS encoding DsbC family protein — its product is MINLKQLALTISFCLVAGISFAAESTTKAVDSDAVAQKLNEVLIKTFKSPPDSVGESQIPGLYQVMYGTEIVYLSSDAKYFISGDLLDLQTRQNMSELAQRDVRKKMMDEFTGKPVVFKAKDEKHVLRVFTDIDCGYCAKLHREIEQINDKGITVEYLAFPRAGLNSPSYDKIVSVWCADDQQAAMTKSKARQPVENKTCANPVKDAYELGQRLGVNGTPALLTETGQLIPGYMPADRLAAMLDADAPKTVFNQ
- the xerD gene encoding site-specific tyrosine recombinase XerD, whose amino-acid sequence is MDTQQRIESFLDALWSERGLSQNTLAAYGRDLKAWGEWLEKEPKLTLTEADSVNVQQYLAFRGKAGAKSSSMARVLSSLRRFYRYQVRQGTVSEDPTSLIDAPRIGRSLPGSLSETQIDLLLEAPDIEDMLGLRDRAMLELLYATGLRVSELVTLSLSQINLQMGVVRVIGKGSKERLVPLGDVAVDWVNEYFSVSRPELMRGHGVCNDVFVTRRGAGMSRQAFWYLIKRYAVLAGIEQTLSPHTLRHAFATHLLNHGADLRVLQMLLGHSDLSTTQIYTHIAQARLQEVHQLHHPRG
- a CDS encoding ZrgA family zinc uptake protein, which produces MKFLTGLAAVVLPLTLTAVSAQALYGPHEHGTMAVAVTKQDSMITFKMAIPSIDLLGFEDSPEGVERQQWLNMQYEKLYQESALPALFKVSPAGVCVPNSSHMESDMLTYHKHEDDDHEHADEEDGSHKVGDADGHSDFELTYVYDCLDSLKSIQITFAEVFPSIKTVDFYGGGDFNGKIVRSSPADDAILTSDDL
- a CDS encoding inositol monophosphatase family protein, which produces MSPFLKTAIEAAQAAQLVIDKYYAGEFEVEIKPDQSPVTIADVETEETIKRIILNAFPDHGFFGEETGKVNEDADYNWLIDPIDGTKSFVRGYPFFSTQIALMYKGELIVGVSNAPGFKEMAYAEKGQGAWLNGEKIQVSDIQELSKSTLSLGNIATIAGKPQWQTLGGLIQDVHRIRGYGDFYHYHLLASGKIDIIIESDVNILDIAALSVIVNEAGGCFTDLSGNVLTLDTTTVLACNTKAMHQSMLDRVQYS
- a CDS encoding FmdB family zinc ribbon protein; protein product: MPIYEYQCAECEHSEEFIQKISDAPLTVCPACGKPALKKKIAAAGFRLSGSGWYETDFKSGKKKNLTDSGGSKES
- a CDS encoding sugar transferase, which translates into the protein MEKVTAQWKGSSIDLGNNMLKRTVDCIGSLVLIIIFSPILAIIALLIRRDGGSSIYKQERIGYGGKTFKCYKFRSMVMNSKQRLEEVLAADPKAREEWENDFKLKNDPRITAIGNFLRKTSLDELPQLFNVLQGDMSLVGPRPVVPDELPRYGALTQKYLSARPGMTGLWQVSGRNDVTYRERVSLDCYYIENWKLHTDFVLMLKTVTVIFHGKGAY